The Synechocystis sp. PCC 7509 genome includes a window with the following:
- a CDS encoding type IV pilus twitching motility protein PilT has protein sequence MEYMIEDLMEQVVESGGSDLHLSAGLPPYIRVSGKLTPTEHEPLTPEQCQRLIFSMLNNTQRKNLEQNWELDCSYGVKGLARFRVNVYKDRGTYAACLRALSSKIPAMELLNLPNIVREISEKPRGLVLVTGPTGSGKTTTLASMINNINMTRSEHILTVEDPIEFIYEPLKSLIHQRQVGEDTRSFANALRAALREDPDVILVGEMRDLETIQLAISAAETGHLVFGTLHTSSAAQTVDRMVDVFPPEQQQQIRVQLSNSLIAVFSQTLVSKKKPKPNEFGRVMAQEIMIVTPAISNLIREGKTAQIYSAIQTGGKLGMQTLEKVLSDLYKAGTISFEAAMSKTSKVDELQRLIGGVPGSATPGAKPGMAGMQAR, from the coding sequence ATGGAGTACATGATTGAAGACTTAATGGAGCAAGTAGTGGAAAGTGGTGGCTCCGACTTGCACTTATCGGCGGGTTTACCTCCCTACATTCGTGTCAGTGGCAAATTAACGCCCACAGAACACGAACCATTGACCCCAGAACAATGTCAGCGACTAATATTTAGTATGCTCAACAACACCCAACGCAAAAACTTAGAGCAAAACTGGGAACTAGATTGCTCCTATGGTGTAAAGGGGTTAGCTCGCTTCCGGGTAAACGTATATAAAGATCGCGGTACTTATGCGGCTTGTTTGCGGGCTTTGTCTTCCAAAATTCCGGCGATGGAATTATTAAATTTGCCCAACATCGTCCGGGAAATATCCGAAAAGCCCAGAGGACTTGTACTGGTAACGGGGCCGACGGGATCGGGTAAGACTACAACCCTAGCTTCCATGATCAATAATATCAATATGACTCGCTCCGAGCATATTTTGACGGTGGAAGATCCGATCGAATTTATCTACGAACCACTGAAAAGTTTGATTCACCAGCGTCAAGTGGGAGAAGATACGAGAAGCTTTGCTAACGCTTTAAGAGCAGCTTTGCGCGAAGATCCAGACGTGATTTTGGTAGGAGAAATGCGCGACTTAGAAACTATCCAGTTGGCAATTTCGGCGGCGGAAACTGGTCACTTAGTATTTGGAACTTTACACACAAGTTCTGCCGCTCAAACTGTTGACCGGATGGTGGATGTTTTCCCTCCTGAGCAACAACAACAAATCCGCGTCCAGCTATCTAACTCTTTGATTGCCGTATTTAGTCAAACTTTAGTATCTAAGAAAAAGCCTAAACCTAACGAATTTGGACGGGTAATGGCGCAAGAAATTATGATTGTTACCCCGGCTATTTCTAACTTAATTCGGGAAGGCAAAACCGCTCAAATCTACTCAGCAATTCAAACAGGGGGTAAGTTGGGAATGCAAACTTTGGAGAAAGTGTTATCGGACTTGTACAAAGCTGGAACTATCTCTTTTGAAGCTGCGATGTCTAAAACGTCTAAAGTTGATGAGTTACAGCGTTTGATTGGTGGAGTTCCGGGAAGCGCAACACCAGGCGCAAAACCAGGAATGGCGGGTATGCAAGCTCGTTAG
- a CDS encoding type II secretion system F family protein — MPTYVARVRDSKGNARKEKVIAASPFIARSNLRERGLVIQDLKQAQEFKLSGDLDLSQFTAALAKVSVKDKAVFSRQFAVLTNAGVAIVRSLGVLAEQAPNPKLKKALIEISEDVQQGVNLSDAMRKHPQCFDNLYVSMVQAGEVGGVLDEVMNRLSKLLEDVARLQNQIKSALAYPIAVGILALLIFLGMTIFLIPIFADIFKQLGVELPPLTQFMLTISETITSWKVFIPIVVFMGSSFFLQQYYRTRLGRETIDRLSLKVPLFGDLIQKSAVARFSRTFGALTRSGVPILTALEIVRDTAGNQVIANALDASRLEIQQGGMISLALKKDAVFPTMAIQMISIGEETGELDQMLMKVADFYEDEVEQAVKALTSVIEPIMIVVLGGMVGVILLSMYLPMFKVFETLG, encoded by the coding sequence ATGCCTACCTACGTTGCCCGTGTTCGAGATTCTAAAGGGAATGCGAGAAAAGAAAAAGTTATTGCAGCTTCCCCCTTTATAGCCCGTTCCAACTTACGGGAAAGAGGTCTTGTAATTCAAGACTTGAAGCAAGCTCAAGAATTTAAACTAAGTGGAGATTTAGACCTCAGTCAATTTACCGCCGCTTTGGCAAAAGTTTCTGTTAAGGACAAAGCGGTTTTTTCCCGTCAGTTTGCGGTGTTGACCAATGCGGGAGTAGCGATCGTTCGCAGCCTTGGGGTACTAGCTGAACAAGCGCCTAACCCAAAGCTAAAAAAAGCCTTAATTGAAATTAGTGAGGACGTGCAGCAGGGAGTAAACCTTTCTGATGCAATGCGCAAGCACCCGCAATGTTTTGATAATTTGTACGTCAGCATGGTGCAAGCAGGAGAGGTTGGCGGTGTACTTGACGAAGTTATGAATCGTTTATCTAAGTTGTTGGAAGATGTCGCAAGACTACAAAATCAAATTAAATCCGCTTTAGCTTACCCGATCGCTGTGGGCATATTAGCTTTACTGATTTTCTTGGGTATGACAATATTTCTAATTCCAATTTTTGCGGATATTTTCAAACAATTAGGCGTAGAGTTACCGCCTCTAACGCAGTTTATGCTTACCATTAGCGAAACAATTACAAGTTGGAAGGTTTTTATTCCGATTGTTGTATTTATGGGTAGTAGTTTCTTTTTGCAGCAATACTACAGAACTCGGCTTGGTCGAGAAACCATAGACCGCCTTTCTTTAAAAGTACCTTTGTTTGGCGACTTGATTCAAAAATCTGCCGTAGCTCGTTTTAGCCGGACTTTTGGCGCTTTGACTCGTTCAGGCGTACCGATTTTGACGGCTTTAGAAATTGTCCGCGATACGGCGGGAAATCAAGTAATTGCTAATGCTTTGGATGCTTCAAGGTTAGAGATTCAGCAAGGTGGCATGATTAGTTTGGCTTTGAAGAAAGATGCAGTTTTTCCAACTATGGCGATTCAAATGATTAGTATTGGTGAGGAAACTGGGGAATTAGATCAAATGCTGATGAAAGTAGCTGATTTTTATGAAGACGAGGTAGAACAAGCAGTAAAAGCGCTTACCAGCGTCATCGAACCAATTATGATTGTGGTTTTAGGCGGAATGGTAGGAGTAATTTTGCTATCAATGTATTTACCAATGTTTAAGGTATTTGAAACTCTAGGTTAA
- the bioU gene encoding (S)-8-amino-7-oxononanoate synthase BioU, which yields MSADIKSFTTPMRVGVLGFGGLGQAAAKLIAPKSEMILVAVADLKGYAYAPQGLNVDKCISAYSSQGSVGYLQAEGILSNQSIQELIENSEVDGYFLALPNLPNTFIASVAQMFMRSHWQGVLVDAIKRTSAVEQLLALKSDFQAAKITYLTGCGATPGLLTAAAVLAAQSYAEVHSVKITFGVGIANWEAYRATIREDIAHLPGYSVERARAMTDAQVEALLDETNGVLTLENMEHADDVMLELAGICDRDRVTVGGVVDTRNPKKPLSTNVQVTGRTFEGKISTHTFTLGDETSMAANVCGTAFGYLKAGIGLQKRGIYGLFTAAEIMPQFVK from the coding sequence ATGAGTGCCGATATTAAAAGTTTTACTACTCCAATGCGCGTAGGAGTATTGGGTTTTGGTGGATTAGGACAAGCGGCGGCTAAATTAATTGCCCCCAAAAGCGAGATGATTTTAGTAGCAGTAGCCGATCTCAAAGGCTATGCTTACGCCCCCCAAGGGTTAAATGTAGATAAATGTATTAGTGCTTATAGCTCTCAAGGCTCGGTAGGATATTTACAAGCCGAGGGAATACTCAGTAACCAAAGTATTCAAGAATTAATCGAAAACTCGGAAGTAGATGGTTATTTTTTAGCCTTACCTAACTTGCCAAATACCTTTATAGCGTCTGTAGCGCAAATGTTTATGCGATCGCATTGGCAAGGAGTATTAGTAGACGCAATCAAACGCACAAGCGCTGTAGAGCAACTATTAGCCTTAAAATCAGACTTCCAAGCTGCCAAAATTACCTATTTAACAGGCTGTGGCGCAACACCAGGATTACTAACCGCCGCCGCCGTTTTAGCGGCCCAAAGCTACGCCGAAGTTCATAGCGTCAAAATTACCTTTGGCGTAGGAATTGCCAACTGGGAAGCTTATAGAGCAACAATTAGAGAAGATATCGCTCATTTACCAGGTTATAGCGTCGAAAGAGCAAGAGCCATGACTGACGCACAAGTAGAAGCTTTGCTAGATGAAACTAATGGCGTATTAACTTTAGAAAATATGGAACACGCCGACGATGTGATGTTGGAATTAGCTGGGATATGCGATCGTGATCGCGTTACTGTTGGAGGCGTAGTCGATACTCGTAATCCCAAAAAACCCCTCAGCACCAATGTTCAGGTAACGGGTAGAACCTTTGAAGGCAAAATTTCCACTCATACTTTTACTCTAGGAGACGAAACCAGCATGGCAGCAAACGTTTGCGGAACTGCTTTTGGTTATCTCAAAGCCGGAATTGGACTGCAAAAGCGGGGAATTTACGGTTTATTTACGGCGGCGGAAATTATGCCCCAGTTTGTCAAATAG
- a CDS encoding DUF2997 domain-containing protein codes for METLEFVIYPDGRVMETVTGIIGASCAEVTAAIEAQLGTVVDTEQTSDFFTAQVYQTNVTTTQNALNSW; via the coding sequence ATGGAAACTTTAGAGTTTGTTATTTATCCAGACGGTAGAGTGATGGAAACAGTTACCGGAATTATTGGCGCTTCTTGTGCGGAAGTTACCGCAGCCATTGAAGCCCAGTTAGGAACAGTAGTTGACACAGAACAAACCTCAGACTTTTTTACCGCTCAAGTTTATCAAACTAACGTTACTACAACTCAAAATGCCTTGAATTCGTGGTAG
- a CDS encoding DUF1257 domain-containing protein: MSHFSQIKTQIRNLNSLQAALTDLGIKWKAEPETVRGYRGQSREAAIAIEQENGYDLGFSWNGKEYELVADLQYWQQPLSVKGFLRQVTQRYAYHTVVNETAKQGFQISEQQQNTDGSIRLLVQRWSN; encoded by the coding sequence ATGTCACATTTTAGCCAAATCAAAACTCAAATCCGCAACTTAAACTCTTTACAAGCTGCGCTTACGGATTTAGGAATTAAGTGGAAAGCCGAACCTGAGACAGTACGGGGTTATCGGGGACAAAGCCGGGAAGCGGCGATCGCAATTGAGCAAGAAAACGGCTATGATTTAGGGTTTAGCTGGAATGGCAAAGAATACGAATTGGTAGCGGATTTACAATATTGGCAACAACCTTTATCCGTTAAGGGTTTCTTGCGCCAGGTAACTCAACGTTATGCTTACCATACAGTAGTTAACGAAACAGCAAAGCAAGGTTTTCAAATTTCCGAACAACAACAAAATACCGATGGTTCAATTCGGCTTTTAGTGCAGCGTTGGAGTAATTAA
- a CDS encoding ferredoxin — translation MAEFGQERSELEPELGGIFRDNPERSGFEPELGGIVRQNGVYVDEVICIGCKHCAHVARNTFYIEPDYGRSRVIRQDGDSEELIQEAIDTCPVDCIHWLDYTEVKKREEERQYQAIPLIGYPVDEAVVAAHRRRNKQEKLARKKGKY, via the coding sequence ATGGCTGAATTTGGACAAGAGCGCTCGGAATTAGAACCAGAATTAGGGGGAATTTTTCGAGACAATCCGGAGCGTTCTGGTTTCGAGCCAGAATTGGGGGGTATAGTCCGGCAAAATGGCGTATATGTAGATGAAGTAATCTGTATTGGTTGCAAGCATTGCGCCCATGTAGCCCGAAATACCTTTTATATTGAGCCAGATTATGGGCGATCGCGGGTAATTCGCCAAGATGGGGACTCAGAAGAATTAATTCAAGAAGCCATTGATACTTGTCCAGTCGATTGCATCCATTGGTTAGATTATACAGAAGTCAAAAAACGCGAAGAAGAACGCCAATATCAAGCAATTCCGCTAATTGGATATCCCGTAGATGAGGCGGTAGTTGCGGCACATAGGCGACGCAATAAACAGGAAAAATTAGCTCGGAAAAAAGGAAAATATTAG
- a CDS encoding RNA-guided endonuclease InsQ/TnpB family protein, whose translation MKARYQYRFYPTNQQQKRLRSLFGCVRVVWNDALAFSKETDKYLGYNKLAGLLTQTKKTDERKWLSEVSSVPLQQSLKAIDSAYKNFFDSCKGKRKGKKVGYPKFKKRTNKQSATFVTSGFSIKNGSVYLAKIGNLTPIWSRALPSEPSSVTVIKDCADRYFLSFVIEIESVSTEAINQSIGIDLGIKTFAVMSDGTKAVSPSYKKLDRKVRSFQKKLARQQKNSKHRNKTRLKIAKTHNRIADTRKDFLHKLSTKVVSENQTIILEDLNVSGMVKNRKLSRAISLLGWREFRTFCEAKAEKYNRDFRVISRWEPTSQICNDCGYKWGKLDLSIRSVLCINCGIQQDRDENAAKNINKVGTGHRHDSKRTQRQSKTTLVASVVEASRITAASAQ comes from the coding sequence ATGAAAGCTAGGTATCAATACCGTTTCTATCCGACAAACCAACAGCAAAAGAGACTGCGATCATTGTTTGGTTGTGTGCGAGTAGTTTGGAATGATGCCCTAGCTTTTAGCAAAGAGACGGATAAGTATCTGGGCTACAACAAATTAGCTGGATTGTTAACTCAAACTAAAAAGACTGATGAGCGTAAATGGTTGTCTGAAGTATCTTCAGTCCCCTTGCAACAGTCTTTAAAAGCAATAGACTCCGCTTACAAAAACTTTTTTGATTCCTGCAAAGGCAAAAGAAAAGGTAAAAAAGTAGGTTATCCCAAATTTAAAAAGAGGACTAACAAGCAATCGGCTACCTTTGTGACTTCTGGGTTTAGCATTAAAAATGGTTCTGTCTATTTAGCTAAAATTGGCAATCTTACGCCTATTTGGTCAAGAGCTTTGCCATCTGAGCCAAGTTCAGTAACCGTCATTAAAGATTGTGCCGACCGCTATTTCTTAAGCTTTGTAATTGAAATTGAATCAGTTTCTACAGAAGCTATTAATCAAAGCATCGGGATTGATTTAGGTATTAAAACCTTTGCAGTGATGTCTGACGGAACTAAAGCAGTAAGCCCTAGCTATAAAAAGTTAGATCGTAAAGTTCGCTCATTTCAAAAGAAATTAGCCCGTCAACAAAAAAATTCTAAGCATAGGAATAAAACCCGCCTAAAGATAGCAAAAACCCACAATCGAATAGCTGATACTCGTAAAGACTTTTTGCATAAACTATCTACTAAAGTTGTTAGTGAGAACCAAACAATAATTTTAGAAGATTTGAATGTCTCTGGTATGGTCAAAAATCGCAAACTATCTAGAGCAATTAGTCTCTTAGGATGGCGTGAATTTAGGACTTTTTGTGAAGCTAAAGCAGAAAAATATAACAGAGACTTTCGAGTAATCAGTAGATGGGAACCCACTAGCCAAATATGTAACGATTGCGGCTATAAATGGGGGAAGCTAGACCTATCAATAAGGTCTGTACTTTGCATCAATTGCGGTATTCAACAAGATCGCGATGAGAATGCAGCTAAAAATATAAACAAAGTCGGCACTGGGCATAGGCACGACTCTAAACGGACGCAGAGACAGAGTAAGACTACTTTGGTAGCATCCGTCGTTGAAGCGTCAAGAATCACTGCGGCTTCAGCCCAGTGA
- the tnpA gene encoding IS200/IS605 family transposase gives MTTQLRRERHSVSSLKIHLVCVTKYRRSVFTSESLSLIEISFNEVAKKMDFQVLEFNGESDHIHVLIEFPPKLSISQMVNALKGVSSRRYGQAGHPKPYGKEALWSPSYFVSSVGGAPIEVLKKYIQNQEKPC, from the coding sequence ATGACAACCCAATTACGCAGGGAAAGACACTCTGTTTCTAGCCTTAAAATACATTTGGTGTGCGTAACTAAATATCGTCGGTCGGTGTTTACTTCGGAAAGCCTTAGTTTGATTGAAATATCATTTAATGAAGTGGCAAAAAAAATGGATTTTCAGGTACTTGAATTTAATGGAGAATCTGACCACATCCATGTACTAATTGAATTTCCCCCTAAGCTTTCTATCTCTCAAATGGTTAACGCGCTAAAGGGAGTATCTAGCCGCCGCTACGGTCAAGCTGGACACCCTAAGCCTTATGGAAAGGAAGCTCTCTGGAGTCCATCGTACTTTGTTAGTTCTGTTGGTGGTGCGCCTATTGAGGTTCTGAAAAAGTATATCCAGAATCAAGAAAAGCCGTGCTGA
- a CDS encoding metal ABC transporter permease, whose translation MRLFLLMFNPDFYFAVTNIQNLVTLLQFPFMQRALAGGVLMGLLGGLLGSFVTLRQLSFFSHAVGHAALIGVALGVLLHIEPTLMLLPFTLVFGLVVLYLIDQTDLASDNVLSIVLSGALAVGVILTSLIKGYRGNLMAVLFGDILAINTTDLILTAIVLVGAAVFLLSTLRQQILLTLNPAVAQVQGIPVQLYRYFFVVLLSLAVAVAIKAVGVLLVNAFLVIPASSAKLLSHHFTRFLTLSVFLGAISSLAGMVISGLFNLASGPSIVLVQFVLFLAIFGTAKLIIKTA comes from the coding sequence ATGCGTTTATTTTTGCTGATGTTTAATCCTGATTTCTATTTTGCTGTAACTAATATTCAAAACTTAGTAACTCTATTACAGTTTCCTTTCATGCAAAGAGCGCTCGCTGGTGGGGTATTAATGGGACTCCTAGGCGGCTTACTAGGGAGTTTTGTTACCTTACGTCAACTATCGTTTTTTAGCCATGCAGTCGGTCATGCGGCTTTAATTGGTGTGGCTTTGGGCGTATTACTGCATATAGAACCCACTTTAATGCTTTTGCCCTTTACTTTAGTATTTGGCTTAGTGGTGCTGTATTTAATCGATCAAACTGATTTAGCTAGTGACAACGTACTTAGCATTGTTTTATCGGGGGCTTTAGCTGTCGGTGTTATCCTGACAAGCTTAATTAAAGGCTATCGCGGTAACTTAATGGCGGTACTATTTGGCGATATTCTTGCCATTAATACTACTGATTTAATTTTGACTGCGATCGTGCTAGTAGGTGCGGCGGTTTTTTTATTGTCTACACTTCGCCAGCAAATATTACTCACTCTCAATCCAGCAGTGGCGCAAGTTCAGGGGATTCCTGTACAGTTATATCGTTACTTTTTTGTAGTTTTGCTGTCTCTAGCTGTCGCCGTAGCAATTAAAGCTGTAGGAGTGTTGCTAGTCAATGCTTTTTTAGTCATTCCTGCTTCTAGCGCCAAACTTCTCAGCCATCACTTTACACGCTTTCTCACTCTATCTGTATTTCTTGGGGCAATAAGTAGCCTCGCTGGAATGGTGATATCTGGTTTATTCAACTTAGCTTCCGGGCCTAGTATTGTTTTGGTGCAATTTGTGCTATTTTTGGCGATTTTTGGTACTGCTAAGTTGATAATCAAGACAGCTTAA
- a CDS encoding Nif3-like dinuclear metal center hexameric protein produces the protein MIITHSQIHLDDIAQFLSNFFRVDRFSNDQNGVYIPSERAIARFGLALEPWSELAAWTQQERLDGLFLHRPWQMPTVDIGVIAYHLAFDESLTIGFNPRLATVLEISNLEVLGEKEGRAIGMIGDIERHSFDKYCDRLNQIFHGCDRVIPGTTGDISRVAVVGAMTDVLVREAKDRGANIYITGQLRQPGKLALAETGISCVAIGHRRSEEWGLRSLSGLLRDRFSQLEVILPK, from the coding sequence ATGATAATTACCCATTCTCAAATTCATCTAGACGATATTGCTCAGTTTCTCTCTAACTTTTTTAGGGTAGATCGTTTTAGCAATGACCAAAATGGGGTGTATATACCATCAGAAAGAGCGATCGCCCGTTTTGGACTTGCCTTAGAACCTTGGTCAGAACTCGCTGCCTGGACGCAGCAAGAGCGCTTAGACGGGCTATTTTTACATCGCCCTTGGCAAATGCCAACGGTTGATATTGGTGTAATTGCTTATCATTTAGCTTTTGATGAATCTTTAACTATTGGTTTTAATCCTCGCCTCGCAACGGTACTAGAAATATCTAATTTGGAAGTGCTAGGGGAAAAAGAGGGACGCGCTATTGGGATGATAGGAGACATTGAGCGCCATAGTTTCGATAAATATTGCGATCGCCTCAACCAAATTTTTCATGGGTGCGATCGCGTAATTCCCGGCACTACAGGCGATATTTCGCGGGTGGCGGTGGTGGGTGCAATGACAGATGTTTTAGTCCGCGAAGCTAAAGATCGAGGGGCAAATATTTACATTACCGGACAATTGAGGCAACCAGGTAAACTAGCTTTAGCTGAAACTGGGATTAGTTGCGTAGCTATTGGACACAGACGCAGTGAAGAATGGGGATTGCGGTCATTATCTGGCTTGCTGCGCGATCGCTTTAGTCAATTAGAGGTTATTTTACCTAAATAA
- the wecB gene encoding non-hydrolyzing UDP-N-acetylglucosamine 2-epimerase: MLKPQVNIILGTRPEAIKLAPVIQEFQKAQSVDVEVILTGQHREMVEQVMQLFDLKADKDLEIMQAGQSLTDITERSLRGLEKLFKQNKPDFVIVQGDTTTAFAATLAAFYQQIPVGHVEAGLRTDDLFNPFPEEANRRLISQLTQLHFAPTTLAVENLQRSGVVGEIHHTGNTVIDALLAVAKRQPACDIKGLDWSKYRVLLATVHRRENWGEPLQDIAQSFLQLLELFPDTALLLPLHRNPTVREPLQQLLGNHPRVFLTEPLDYAQLVGAIAKSYLLLTDSGGLQEEAPSLGKPVLVLRETTERPEAVTAGTAKLVGTNPDVIVSNAKELLSDETAYQKMSTAINPFGDGHASERILKLVENYLGKITSN, from the coding sequence ATGCTTAAACCCCAAGTAAATATTATTTTAGGTACGCGCCCCGAAGCAATTAAACTTGCTCCCGTAATTCAAGAGTTTCAAAAAGCCCAATCTGTAGACGTGGAGGTAATTTTAACAGGTCAGCATCGAGAAATGGTCGAACAAGTAATGCAGCTATTTGACCTCAAAGCCGATAAAGATTTAGAGATTATGCAAGCGGGACAATCGCTTACAGATATTACCGAACGTAGTTTACGCGGTTTAGAGAAGTTGTTTAAACAAAATAAGCCGGATTTTGTCATCGTTCAAGGCGATACTACTACAGCTTTTGCAGCGACTTTAGCAGCATTTTATCAACAAATTCCTGTAGGTCACGTTGAAGCAGGATTGCGAACCGACGATTTATTTAATCCCTTTCCCGAAGAAGCCAATCGGCGGTTAATTTCGCAGCTTACGCAATTGCATTTTGCACCCACAACTTTAGCAGTGGAAAATCTGCAACGTTCGGGAGTTGTGGGGGAAATTCACCATACAGGAAATACCGTTATTGATGCTTTACTCGCTGTCGCCAAACGTCAACCAGCTTGCGATATCAAGGGTTTAGACTGGTCAAAATACCGCGTTTTACTCGCAACCGTGCATAGAAGGGAAAATTGGGGCGAACCACTTCAAGATATTGCTCAAAGCTTTTTACAATTATTAGAATTATTTCCCGATACAGCTTTACTATTACCCTTGCATCGCAACCCTACAGTGCGCGAACCTTTACAGCAACTATTAGGCAATCATCCGCGAGTATTTTTAACAGAACCCTTAGATTATGCTCAATTAGTCGGCGCGATCGCCAAATCCTATCTTTTACTAACTGATTCCGGCGGATTACAAGAAGAAGCGCCAAGTTTAGGCAAACCTGTATTAGTATTGCGGGAAACTACCGAACGCCCGGAAGCTGTAACAGCAGGTACGGCAAAGCTTGTAGGCACTAATCCCGATGTCATTGTCTCGAATGCAAAGGAATTATTAAGCGATGAAACTGCTTATCAAAAAATGTCTACAGCAATTAATCCTTTTGGTGATGGTCATGCGTCAGAACGGATTTTGAAACTTGTGGAAAATTATTTAGGTAAAATAACCTCTAATTGA
- a CDS encoding DUF1802 family protein yields the protein MSSISHALKEWAIAINALEQGKTIMLLRKGGIKESNGKFVVPRDRILLYPTYEHQQPALLKPEYQSSVTPVASGWHPQQVTISSWAEITDVLPVSEENTVKALLPFHVWNEEFITTRLKWKPRQPIYILLLRTYKLPVPQVIDYRTEYGGCTSWVDLGLGIDCDRTSPVLLDDTYKHLTTEIRQIIGSNLTFA from the coding sequence ATGTCCTCAATTAGTCACGCACTCAAAGAATGGGCGATCGCCATTAATGCCTTAGAACAAGGTAAAACAATTATGTTGCTGCGTAAAGGCGGCATCAAAGAAAGCAATGGTAAATTTGTTGTCCCGCGCGATCGCATTCTCCTTTATCCCACTTACGAACATCAACAACCAGCACTTTTAAAACCTGAGTATCAAAGCAGTGTTACCCCCGTAGCTTCCGGCTGGCATCCTCAGCAAGTTACTATATCTAGCTGGGCAGAAATTACCGATGTTTTGCCTGTCAGTGAAGAAAATACAGTAAAAGCGCTTTTACCTTTCCATGTCTGGAACGAAGAATTTATCACAACTCGCTTAAAATGGAAACCGCGCCAACCTATCTACATTCTGTTACTACGCACTTACAAGCTACCAGTACCCCAAGTTATCGATTATCGTACTGAATACGGCGGTTGCACGTCTTGGGTCGATCTAGGTTTGGGTATTGATTGCGATCGCACTTCCCCAGTTTTGCTAGATGATACTTATAAACATTTAACTACCGAAATTCGTCAGATAATCGGCAGTAACTTAACTTTTGCTTAA